In Girardinichthys multiradiatus isolate DD_20200921_A chromosome 18, DD_fGirMul_XY1, whole genome shotgun sequence, a single window of DNA contains:
- the LOC124884118 gene encoding uncharacterized protein LOC124884118 — protein sequence MFTRWLTFIAFLAGSINPGSRASGRGSVTFASTCRVKGEPEEELILHCGDGKNEGVVQFWHTPFGDLQTSGSLSNLDPVFTHQDGNLVIPNSSIHHSGLYYCILQHTEGSTLWPFELYVGLSNQNMEDDHEGGNGCPSHRFRRNAGSPSERKSVVSEEIFVGAVAATILLTFVVGFSAGALSRTHVLRCLQAVRMRLSPKRRRHKTDEPDGSQVTVTTLPPMYETHAFKKRAMHHDSPVYRTTETPPVPLTTPSPPAKPKRSCRHKEQPEGAAYLEGCGYSRAKGMKGGCDGEAKEETTKLSFFLEDNKGSQSETEEDKFSEDREEEDGEASGERVDWRMEKQDAAREHGSREMRDEEDERQQTDECDELEQASTETDEERSNKNDTETMKGETTREDVSSSSPRRHRRVIRLYQYDEDGQRYSHLPDPPHKASEPVPRLKQRSLSLTRLNAIMAAASTGPMESKEKGEEKPLFRMDI from the exons atgtttacgAGGTGGTTAACTTTCATAGCTTTTCTGGCTGGCTCAATAAATCCGGGAAGCAGAGCTTCCGGTCGGGGCTCAGTGACCTTTGCATCAACCTGCAGGGTCAAAGGTGAACCAGAGGAAGAGCTGATTTTACACTGTGGAGATGGCAAAAATGAAG GTGTGGTCCAATTCTGGCACACCCCATTTGGTGACCTCCAGACTTCTGGCTCACTATCTAATCTGGACCCTGTGTTTACGCACCAAGATGGCAACCTTGTGATCCCAAACTCCAGCATCCACCACAGTGGGCTCTATTACTGCATCCTGCAGCACACAGAGGGATCTACACTGTGGCCCTTTGAACTTTATGTTGGTTTAAGCAACCAAAACATGGAGGATGACCATGAAGGAGGCAATGGCTGTCCCTCACACAGGTTCAGGAGGAATGCAGGTTCTCCaagtgaaagaaaatctgtggtTTCAGAGGAGATTTTTGTAGGAGCTGTGGCCGCAACGATTCTGCTGACGTTTGTGGTGGGATTCAGTGCTGGAGCTCTGTCAAGGACCCATGTTCTCAG ATGTTTACAGGCAGTCCGCATGAGGCTGTCACCAAAGCGGCGAAGACACAAAACTGACGAGCCAGATGGCTCCCAGGTAACTGTGACAACCCTGCCACCCATGTATGAAACCCACGCCTTTAAAAAGAGAGCAATGCACCATGACTCTCCAGTCTACAGAACCACAGAGACACCACCAGTTCCACTTACAACCCCGTCTCCACCTGCCAAACCCAAGAGAAGCTGTCGGCACAAAGAACAACCGGAAGGCGCTGCATACTTAGAAGGATGTGGTTACAGCCGGGCGAAGGGGATGAAAGGAGGGTGTGATGGTGAAGCAAAGGAGGAGACCACAAAACTCTCTTTCTTCTTAGAAGACAATAAAGGAAGTCAAAGTGAAACGGAGGAGGACAAGTTCAGTGaggacagagaggaagaagatgGAGAAGCAAGTGGGGAGAGGGTGGACTGGAGAATGGAGAAACAAGATGCAGCAAGGGAGCATGGCAGTAGAGAGATGAGAGATGAAGAGGATGAAAGACAACAAACAGATGAGTGTGACGAGTTGGAGCAGGCATCTACAGAAACAGATGAAGAGAGGAGCAATAAAAATGACACAGAGACGATGAAAGGTGAGACCACAAGAGAAGACGTGTCTTCCTCTTCTCCCCGGCGTCACAGACGTGTTATCCGCTTGTACCAGTATGACGAGGACGGCCAGAGATACAGCCACCTCCCGGATCCACCCCACAAGGCTTCAGAACCAGTTCCCAGGCTCAAACAGCGCTCCCTGTCTCTAACGCGCTTGAACGCCATCATGGCAGCAGCCTCCACAGGGCCGATGGAGTCGAAGGAGAAAGGCGAGGAAAAGCCACTCTTCCGCATGGACATTTAA
- the dcun1d5 gene encoding DCN1-like protein 5 — MPVKKRKLPDSEDHGQKCKITSFTRPQVRGVKPNSSERQFSGKKCLAWFHKYAGPDKVIGPEAMEKFCEDICVEPENIIMLVLAWHLEAAKMGYFTKDEWLGGMTILQCDCTERLKGKLDYLRSELNDAVAFKNIYRYAFDFARDTNQRSLDMDTATSMLALLLGRTWHLFPVFHQFLEQSKYKGLNKDQWYNVLEFSRTINTDLSNYDEDGAWPVLLDEFVEWQKTRSASRLPYITNKREGERKLTAETKPLT; from the exons ATGCCTGTGAAGAAGAGGAAACTGCCTGACTCTGAGGATCATGGGCAGAAATGTAAAATTACAAG TTTTACTCGTCCTCAGGTCCGTGGTGTGAAGCCAAACAGCAGTGAAAGACAGTTTTCCGGTAAAAAGTGTCTGGCATGGTTCCACAAGTATGCCGGACCGGATAAGGTGATTGGTCCGGAAGCGATGGAGAAGTTCTGTGAAGATATCTGTGTGGAACCAGAGAAT attataaTGTTAGTTTTGGCCTGGCATCTAGAAGCTGCAAAAATGGGATATTTTACAAAAGACGAATGGCTTGGGGGAATGACAATATTACA atGTGACTGTACCGAGAGGTTAAAAGGCAAACTCGATTACTTGCGCAGTGAGCTCAATGACGCCGTAGCCTTCAAAAATATCTACAGATATGCTTTTGACTTTGCCAGA GATACAAACCAGAGGAGTTTGGACATGGACACCGCTACATCCATGCTGGCGTTGCTGCTGGGGAGGACCTGGCATCTCTTTCCTGTCTTCCACCAGTTCCTGGAG CAGTCCAAGTACAAAGGACTGAATAAGGACCAGTGGTACAACGTACTGGAGTTCAGCAGGACCATCAACACAGACCTCAGTAACTACGATGAAGACGGTGCTT GGCCTGTGCTGCTAGATGAGTTTGTGGAATGGCAGAAGACAAGGTCAGCATCTAGGCTGCCATACATCACCAACAAAAGGGAAGGAGAGCGAAAACTAACGGCAGAGACAAAACCGCTGACATGA